The genomic DNA CTTTCCCCATAGCGCTCTTCCAGACCCCACGGCTTCCTCCTAGTCATGTTTCCCAACGCGGGCAACCGTCGCGCCAAAACGAAAACCTGCGTTCAGGCCCGCATCGAAAAACCTTAAACAAACCTGCCGTTTGCATGTTCGTTATAAATGTCTGCTTCAAATGTAGGGCGGACAGCCTAAGCCTTTAGACCTAATCTAATCTTGTCAGCCATCCTTTTCAAATGCCATAGTTGACCATCCCCATCATCGTCTGGGCCACGAGCCACCCCACCAGTCAATTCTATACCTGATAGCCGGACGTCCGTGTGGCCTTAGTCTACGGTCAATAAACTGCTTGACCTCAAACCAGTTGCTCAATATATGTAATTACGATAGTTGGAGTTGATATTATGAATGAAGAAACTGAAGTACTAAGAGTTCGCCCGTTCGAAAGTGAGCGCCAGAAAGCGATGTTCAACCTTGCTTACAGTTACCAAATGATTCTTGGGCTAACTATGCAGGTGCTCAAGAAATATGAACTCAACGATCAGCATTATAATATTCTGAAGATCCTTCAGGAGGCAGATCCTGCCCAACTTCTGATTGGGGAGGTAAAAAAACAACTGATGGACAAGCGGGGCGACCTGAGCCGTCTCATTGACAAGCTGGTGAGAAGAAACCTGGTTTTGCGTGAAACCAACGTAGAAAACCGGCGAGAAGTCCTCGTTGCCATTGGCAGGGAAGGGGTCACGTTGATTGTCGATATCGACCGGCAGCTTCGCGAGGAGAGAGACACGAAGATCGGGTTGTCGGAACCGGAGGCGAAGCAGCTCAATACCCTTCTAGATAAGCTAAGAGGTTGACTCTTCGCGCATTTACTTTAACATATGTAACAACAAATTATGTATCAACACAAAAGGATTACCTAATGTTCGTCAAACCCGCAACCTTTGGAATGCTCACCGGCCTTATGCTGGGACTAGTGATGTCATTCTCAATTTCATTCGTCTTGCTCTTTTTCAATCTTGGCCCCGTGCCCGATTTTCTAGCGATCTGGCTAAAGGGCGCAATGACGGGCTTCGCGATTTCGATCCCCATTGCTCTTGTCGCCCAGCCCTTGATCGTGCGGCTCCTTAATCGTTATCTTAAGGTGCAATCATGAGTGGGATCCAAGGCTCAAAAGCGTTGACCGTCGTTGTTGGCGCGGCTGGAACTGTCGGGCGCGAGACGATGAGTGCTTTGGCATCAAATGGCCCGGTTCGCGGCGTTGTACGACGCCCATCAATCGACACACATGTTCCGTCTGCCACCTACGTTATGGTCGATCATGAAAGCACCGACGACATGGCGAGGGCCATGATGGACGCCCAAAGCCTTGTCATCGTAATGGGCACAAGCCCCCAGTTGGTTGCAATTGAGAAAGTAGCGATCGACGCTGCACTTAGGGTGGGTGTGTCACGGATTGTGAAGATATCCGCACCCATTGTGCCGAATGTGGAAGTATCTCGGTGGCACCAAGAGAGTGAAGATTACCTTTCCAAAACAGGGTGTGACTATACGATCATTCGCCCCACAGCGTTTATGCAGAACTGGCTTCGAAACGCTAAACCAATCAAATTCACAGGGCGCATTTTCGGATCATCTGGCTTCGGCGCTCGCAACTACGTCGATGTACGTGACGTTGCCACCATCGCGGCGCAAGCGGCACAGCAATCCAAATCAAAGAAACAACTGGAGCACATTTTAGACGTGGCAGGGCCAGAGGCGCTTAGTCACCAAGAGGTTGCCAATCGTTTGTCATCCGTACTTGGGAAGAAAATCTCATTCGTTGATATGCCGCCTGAGGAGTACCGAAAGACCTTAAACAAGAAAGCGCGCCTTGCCCCTTGGCTGATTGATCATCTTGTCGAATTAGACACATTGGCTAAGGCACATCCAGAAAAGGGCAGCGGCAGTATCAAAAGGCTGACCGGAAGGTCGCCGCGAATCTTTGATGAGTTCATATACGAGCATCGCTCTTCATTTGAGCGACCAACCTTCTGGTCGATTTAGACCCGACAGATTTGCAACTCCTATGTGGCGCAAAACTCATGAAGCTTTCCTCCAGGTATGCCGTACCAGGTCGACCATAGTTCCACTTACTGGACTATTAGCAGACA from Octadecabacter antarcticus 307 includes the following:
- a CDS encoding MarR family winged helix-turn-helix transcriptional regulator, with amino-acid sequence MNEETEVLRVRPFESERQKAMFNLAYSYQMILGLTMQVLKKYELNDQHYNILKILQEADPAQLLIGEVKKQLMDKRGDLSRLIDKLVRRNLVLRETNVENRREVLVAIGREGVTLIVDIDRQLREERDTKIGLSEPEAKQLNTLLDKLRG
- a CDS encoding DUF2798 domain-containing protein; protein product: MFVKPATFGMLTGLMLGLVMSFSISFVLLFFNLGPVPDFLAIWLKGAMTGFAISIPIALVAQPLIVRLLNRYLKVQS
- a CDS encoding NAD(P)H-binding protein, with product MSGIQGSKALTVVVGAAGTVGRETMSALASNGPVRGVVRRPSIDTHVPSATYVMVDHESTDDMARAMMDAQSLVIVMGTSPQLVAIEKVAIDAALRVGVSRIVKISAPIVPNVEVSRWHQESEDYLSKTGCDYTIIRPTAFMQNWLRNAKPIKFTGRIFGSSGFGARNYVDVRDVATIAAQAAQQSKSKKQLEHILDVAGPEALSHQEVANRLSSVLGKKISFVDMPPEEYRKTLNKKARLAPWLIDHLVELDTLAKAHPEKGSGSIKRLTGRSPRIFDEFIYEHRSSFERPTFWSI